A stretch of the Papaver somniferum cultivar HN1 chromosome 6, ASM357369v1, whole genome shotgun sequence genome encodes the following:
- the LOC113285750 gene encoding dirigent protein 2-like — translation MKDHQMGECFLFLVVVMVLSMAHSKADKNENWWSETVPYKMGTEKMTKLHFYFHDTGNPTAVKIAEAPGSNSSATRFGELYMTDDPLNEGPDPNSRLVVRAQGLYGTSGMNESSLIMGISLVFTGDKKFNGSTISVFTRNPITHKEREFAIVGGTGYFQYARGFITAKPYWTSGKNAIIEYNCTVVHY, via the coding sequence ATGAAAGATCATCAAATGGGTGAATGTTTCttatttcttgttgttgttaTGGTTTTATCCATGGCACATTCAAAAGCTGATAAGAACGAAAATTGGTGGAGTGAGACTGTTCCATACAAAATGGGTACGGAAAAGATGACAAAGTTACACTTTTACTTCCACGATACGGGAAATCCAACGGCTGTCAAGATTGCTGAAGCGCCGGGGAGTAACAGTTCTGCAACAAGGTTCGGGGAATTGTACATGACGGATGACCCATTAAATGAAGGACCCGACCCAAATTCTAGACTTGTCGTTCGAGCTCAAGGTTTATATGGAACTTCTGGAATGAATGAGTCGTCTTTGATTATGGGTATAAGTCTTGTTTTCACCGGTGACAAGAAGTTTAATGGTTCAACCATCAGTGTGTTTACCCGGAATCCGATCACTCACAAAGAACGGGAATTTGCAATCGTTGGTGGAACCGGATATTTTCAATATGCCCGTGGGTTTATAACTGCTAAACCATACTGGACTAGTGGTAAAAATGCCattattgagtacaattgtactgTTGTTCACTATTGA
- the LOC113285482 gene encoding dirigent protein 1-like → MGAKCFLVLVVATVLSMTLSKADENVSWGDQTVPHKMGMEKMTRLHFYFHDVVTGDNPTAVRIAEARGTKTSSTMFGALYMIDDPLTEGPNPDSGLVGRAQGFYGHSGKDEMSLIMGMSLFFTANEKFNGSSISVFTRNPITHTDREFAIVGGTGYFKFARGYISGKTYRISGPDAIVEYNCTIIHY, encoded by the coding sequence ATGGGTGCTAAGTGTTTCTTAGTTCTTGTTGTTGCAACGGTCTTATCCATGACTCTCTCAAAAGCTGATGAGAATGTAAGTTGGGGCGATCAAACTGTTCCACACAAAATGGGTATGGAGAAGATGACAAGGTTACATTTTTACTTTCACGATGTTGTTACCGGCGATAACCCAACGGCGGTTAGGATAGCTGAAGCACGGGGAAcaaaaacatcctcaacaatgTTTGGGGCGTTGTATATGATTGATGATCCATTAACCGAAGGTCCCAACCCGGATTCTGGACTCGTAGGTCGAGCTCAAGGTTTTTACGGACATTCCGGGAAAGATGAAATGTCACTGATCATGGGAATGAGTCTTTTTTTTACTGCGAATGAGAAGTTTAACGGGTCTAGTATCAGTGTTTTTACTCGAAATCCTATCACACATACGGATCGAGAATTTGCGATTGTTGGAGGAACCGGATACTTTAAGTTTGCGCGTGGGTATATAAGCGGCAAGACATATCGAATTAGCGGGCCAGATGCTATCGTTGAGTATAATTGTACCATCATTCACTATTAA
- the LOC113290543 gene encoding uncharacterized protein LOC113290543, with protein MENIFIYQDVWYIVKDGYDEPAAGVILIAEQQTALTTNRKNNSKETNILHQGIHESLMDRVLYIKEAKAAWDGLVNYYKGSDKVKKAYEQRLLEKIATAKTVEQALQSQVKWTNNQGNSSSGGRSNNGNYQGRYYFGGRSNNGGYQGRKPVDKAKLRCYNCGDLGHFYFDCPNPRKTTENNYKANFKANIAESEEEEEEEQKAENILLACHTAEEQPQIKWYLDNGCRNQMCGIKDLFDELDESVRSTVKFGNSSTIPVMGKGRI; from the exons ATGGAGAATATTTTCATATATCAAGATGTGTGGTATATTGTGAAAGATGGTTATGATGAACCAGCAGCAGGAGTTATTTTAATAGCAGAACAACAAACTGCTTTAACAACAAACAGGAAGAATAACTCTAAAGAAACCAATATTCTTCATCAGGGTATTCATGAGTCTCTCATGGATAGAGTTCTGTATATTAAAGAAGCTAAAGCAGCATGGGATGGTTTGGTAAATTATTACAAAGGTTCCGACAAAGTTAAGAAG GCTTATGAACAGAGGTTACTTGAAAAAATAGCTACTGCAAAAACAGTAGAACAAGCACTAcaaagtcaagtcaaatggaCTAACAATCAAGGAAATTCTAGCTCTGGAGGAAGATCAAATAATGGAAATTATCAGGGAAGATATTATTTTGGAGGAAGATCAAATAATGGAGGTTATCAGGGAAGAAAACCAGTAGATAAAGCAAAGCTTCGGTGTTATAATTGTGGagatttgggacatttttattttgattgtcCAAATCCTAGAAAGACAACAGAAAATAACTACAAAGCCAACTTCAAAGCAAATATAGctgagagtgaagaagaagaagaagaagaacagaaagcTGAAAACATATTACTTGCTTGTCACACTGCAGAAGAACAACCTCAAATTAAGTGGTACTTAGATAATGGTTGTAGAAATCAAATGTGTGGAATAAAGGACTTATTTGATGAGCTTGATGAGTCTGTAAGATCAACTGTGAAGTTTGGTAATAGTTCTACAATTCCTGTTAtgggaaaaggaagaatatga
- the LOC113285481 gene encoding dirigent protein 1-like: protein MGAAMNFFSFLAVAMVLSMSHSQAQEGNWGDESVPYTMGPEKMTKLRFYFHDIITGNSPTAVQIAQATGTNTSATMFGALMMIDDPLTEGPDPNSRLVGRAQGFYGSAGQNELALILGMSLVFTGNEKFNGSTISVLSRNPVMHTEREFAIVGGTGYFQFARGFISAKTYSLVGPNAVVEYNCTIVHPSSVSESGKSDSSSGKSDSSSGSQISLGTNLVFLSVIAFVTIIVSPQHFSW from the coding sequence ATGGGTGCAGCTATGAATTTTTTCTCATTTCTTGCTGTTGCAATGGTTTTATCCATGTCTCACTCACAAGCTCAGGAGGGTAATTGGGGTGACGAGTCGGTTCCATACACAATGGGTCCGGAGAAGATGACTAAGTTACGTTTTTACTTCCACGATATTATCACCGGCAATAGTCCAACAGCGGTTCAGATAGCTCAGGCGACAGGAACAAACACTTCTGCTACAATGTTTGGAGCGTTGATGATGATAGATGACCCATTGACTGAAGGTCCCGACCCCAATTCTAGATTGGTCGGACGAGCTCAAGGTTTTTATGGTTCAGCTGGACAGAATGAACTAGCTTTGATCTTGGGAATGAGTCTAGTTTTTACTGGGAATGAGAAGTTTAACGGGTCTACTATCAGCGTTCTGAGCCGAAATCCTGTCATGCATACAGAACGAGAATTTGCGATTGTTGGTGGAACCGGGTATTTTCAATTTGCTCGCGGGTTTATTAGTGCCAAGACCTATAGCCTCGTCGGGCCAAATGCTGTTGTCGAGTACAATTGTACTATCGTTCACCCAAGCTCGGTTTCGGAATCGGGCAAATCAGATTCTAGCTCAGGCAAATCGGATTCCAGCTCAGGGTCCCAAATCTCTTTAGGGACCAATCTTGTATTTCTTTCAGTTATTGCATTTGTAACTATTATTGTATCCCCACAGCACTTCAGCTGGTAG
- the LOC113285480 gene encoding dirigent protein 2-like, giving the protein MASLKIFSFVAVAMVLSMSHSQAHREGNWGDETVPYTLGPEMMTKLRFYFHDIVVGDNPTAIRIAEAPGTNSSPTFFGALVMIDDPLTEGPDINSRLVGRAQGFYGLSGMDEISLIMGMSLVFTANEKFNGSTISVFSRNPVTHTEREFAIVGGTGYFKFARGFISARTYNGTGPNPIVQYSCTIVHPRKISFY; this is encoded by the coding sequence ATGGCTTCCCTGAAAATTTTCTCATTTGTTGCCGTTGCAATGGTTTTATCCATGTCTCACTCACAAGCTCATCGGGAAGGTAACTGGGGGGACGAAACAGTTCCATACACATTGGGTCCGGAGATGATGACAAAGTTACGTTTTTACTTCCACGATATTGTCGTCGGAGATAACCCAACGGCTATTAGAATAGCGGAGGCGCCAGGAACGAATTCTTCTCCTACGTTTTTCGGGGCATTAGTGATGATAGATGACCCTCTGACTGAAGGACCCGACATCAACTCTAGACTGGTGGGTCGAGCTCAAGGTTTTTATGGATTATCTGGAATGGATGAGATATCTTTGATTATGGGAATGAGTCTGGTTTTTACTGCAAATGAGAAGTTCAACGGGTCTACTATTAGTGTTTTTAGCCGAAATCCTGTCACCCATACAGAACGAGAATTCGCCATTGTTGGTGGTACAGGGTATTTTAAGTTTGCTCGTGGGTTTATAAGTGCTAGAACTTATAATGGTACTGGTCCAAATCCTATCGTCCAGTATAGTTGTACTATCGTTCACCCAAGGAAAATCTCATTTTATTAG
- the LOC113290544 gene encoding dirigent protein 2-like, giving the protein MGAMAHFSFLFVVMLLSMTHSVANQNEKWWSETIPYKMGKEKMTKLHFYFHDNITGDHPTAFKIAEAPGSNISATRFGELYMADDPLTEGPDPNSRLVGRAQGVYGLSGMNELSLIMGISLVFTGNKKFNGSTISVFTRNPITRKEREFTIVGGTGYFRFAHGFINAKTLRSGNKNAIVEYNCTIVHY; this is encoded by the coding sequence ATGGGTGCTATGGCGCATTTCTCATTTCTTTTTGTTGTAATGCTTCTATCCATGACACATTCAGTAGCTAATCAGAATGAAAAGTGGTGGAGCGAAACTATTCCATACAAAATGGGAAAGGAGAAGATGACAAAGTTACATTTTTACTTCCACGATAACATCACCGGCGATCATCCGACGGCTTTCAAGATCGCCGAAGCACCGGGAAGTAACATTTCTGCAACAAGGTTCGGGGAATTGTACATGGCGGATGATCCATTAACTGAAGGACCAGACCCAAATTCCAGACTTGTGGGTCGAGCTCAAGGCGTTTATGGATTATCTGGAATGAACGAATTGTCTTTGATTATGGGCATAAGTCTTGTTTTTACCGGTAACAAGAAGTTTAATGGTTCAACTATCAGTGTGTTTACCCGGAATCCGATCACTCGTAAAGAACGGGAATTCACAATCGTTGGTGGAACCGGATATTTTCGATTTGCCCATGGGTTTATTAATGCCAAGACATTACGATCTGGTAATAAAAATGCTattgttgagtacaattgtactATTGTTCACTACTAA